The genomic DNA ACCTTCACACCGATCGTATCGAGAAGCTTTGAAACATCTGGATACTGGAACAGGACACCAATCGAGCCGACGATGGATGTCTGTCGTGCCACGATGTGGTCCGAAGCGCTGGCAATCATGTAACCGGCGGAAGCTGCAAGGGTTCCTACCTGCGTGACGACCGGCTTTTTCTCGGCAATCTTGCGCACGGCTTCGAAAATCGCTTCGCCGCCCACCGTCGTTCCACCGGGCGAATCGAGAACCAGAATCACGCCTTTGACGGCGTCATCCTTGGCGATCTTGTCGAGACGCTTCAGCAATTCCTCATTCTCGAAGATGGTGCCTTCGATACGAACCTTGGCAATGTGCGGCTGGTTGAAGTTGGTGCCGCGCATGGACCATGAAGCGAAGACGGCAATCAGGGCGGCGATCAGAAGCAGGAAGGCCCCACGCCAGATCGTCAGCTTTCTGCGCAATTTCCGGCGTTCGATAATTGCTTCGGCGTCTTGAGCCATTCCCGTCCATCCGTTCGTTCAAATCGCGCGGCTTGCGCCCCGCAGTTCACCTTGTGCCCCGAATGAGGGCACGCGGCAAGTATCTTCGAAAAATAGGTCTGGTTAGAGATAGTGCCTGAAATACATATTGTAATGAAGCTGTCCGAGATTCTTATGTTCGTTGCCAGATCAGCTTTGGCGGCTGCAATACGCACAGCTGTAATTTGACCGAGTTTTGTGGTATCAAAGAGTTGAATAGCATCCTGCTTAATTCGGTGGGGTGTCAATTGGGCTGAAGTATCAAAGGCATAGGCCGTTCCTGCTTGCTGTTTGCGAGGCGGGTGCGGTATTTTGCGCGGTATAAAGCTATTGAGCGACCGATTATTTCACCCCAAATAAACCTTATTGAAATGAAAAAGCGCGACACACACGCGCTGATTATCGAGTTTTACGAAAGCCGTTGAGGAATTGAACGCCACATGACCGCCGACACCACAGATAGCCATGCGCCGCAGAACGCGACTGCTCAAGGTCGCGGCACGGGTGGCATGCGTTTTGGTGCGTCGGAGAAGGCCGAGACGCTTTTTCATGCTGCACAGCGCCATTCGATCCGCGTTCGCGTTCTGAAGACAGCCCTCCCTGTCGCCGCAATCATCGTGGGAGCGGTATTCTCTTGGTACACGTTCCTTGCGACGCCGAACGCGCCCGTTAAGGTCGAAGTGAACAATGGCGGCGAAAGCGGAAAGCTTGTCATGACGAGCCCGCACCTGAATGGATATACCAAGGATAACCGCCCCTATTCAATGACCGCTTCCAAGGCGACGCAGGATGCAAAGAACAGCGGTGCGATTTCGCTTGAAGGCATTTCCGCGGAGCTGCCGGTTGGTGACAAGGGCACGGCCAAGGTCGAGGCAACGTCCGGTGTTTACGACAATGCCAATGGGCGTTTGCAACTTGATAAGGACTTTACTGTTACGACAGACGACGGTTTACGTGCGGTGCTGCGTTCTGCGGACGTAAATCTCAAGAGCGGGCAGATCACCACTGACAAGCCCGTGGATATCCGCAGCGGCAGCACGCATATTCTGGCCGACAGCATGCAGGTCAAGGACAACGGCAAGGTTCTGATTTTCGAGAACAAGGTTCGAATGACTGTTGACGGCAGCGTTGTTTCGCCCAACAAGGCTCCCTGAAAAGGGCGCCTGATTTGAGGATAGGGGAAGCGTTCGGACCGATTCATATCTGTGCGGCGCGGTTGAGTACATTCTGAAACCGGTCCTCGGATCGAAATGTGCTCGAAAACAGATTGTTAGAGCGTGATTCTGATGCAATCGGAATGGTACAGGCTCTAAGCCGCTTTTTTGATCGCATTTTGCGATGCTGAATGTTCCCATTTGGCCGCAAAGTGCTTAATGTTGCGTCTGACCGCATGTCGACCCAGGGATGGTCGAATGCTTCGGGGAGCTGAAATTATATGGAACGCGAGACGGGCAAGATGAACAAGGGTACGATGGCCCGCACTTTGCGGATGGGATTTGCAGTTCTGGCGCTCGGCATTGTCGCGGCTCCGACAGTTTCACTGGCGCAGGAAGGCGCAGCCGTGAACGGGCTGAAGCTTTCCAACAGCAAGGCGCCCGTCAAGATCGACGCTGACAAGCTGGAAATGCGCGACAAGGAAGGCATTGCCATATTCACCGGTAATGTTGCCGTTTCGCAGGGCGACGCCCTGTTGAAGGCAGGCCAGATGACAGTCTATTACAACAAGGCCAAGAAAGACGGCGAAGCACCGGCCCCGGAACCGACAAGTGCTGGCGTGGGCGGCCTCGATTCATCGAGCATCGATCACATCGACATTTCGGGGAAAGTCTATCTCAAGTCCGGGACGCAGGTCGCAACTGGTGATACCGGGCGTTATGATGCGAAAAACCAGGTTATGGTTCTTCAGGGGCAGAAAGTGGTTCTGACCGATGGCGACAATGTCGTGACCGGTTGCAAGCTGACGGCGCATCTCGATACGGGCCGCGCCAATGTCGAAAGCTGCAAGGGCCAGACCAAGGGTCGCGTATCGATTATCATGGCCCCGAAAGATCAACAGCAGGGCGGTGCTGCGCCCAAGCAGAACTGACCGGAGCAGGCGTGGGATTGTTCTGGAACAAGAAGGCCGACGGGCCGCAAGACGCATCGCAAAATGTGAACGCACCATCCGATGTCGCGGGCGCTATGCCCGGCCAGCCGGGTAAGTCGACGCGTCTCAAAGGGACGCTGGTGGCACGCGGTCTCTGCAAGAGCTATCGCGGCCGGCAGGTCGTCAATGGCGTGTCGTTCGGTGTGCGTGCTGGCGAAGCTGTCGGTATTCTGGGGCCGAACGGCGCAGGCAAGACCACTTGCTTCTATATGGTGACAGGCCTCGTTCCGGCTGATGCCGGTTCCATCGAGATCGACGGTTTCGACGTCACGTCTATGCCGATGTATCGCCGTTCCCGTCTTGGCATAGGCTATCTGCCGCAGGAAGCGTCCATTTTCCGTGGCCTTTCGGTGGAAAACAACATCAAGGCTGTGCTGGAAGTTGTGGAGAAAGATCGCTCCAAACGCGCTTCCGAGCTGGATGCGTTGTTGGAAGAATTTCACATCGCTCATCTGCGCAAGGCGCCTGCCATTTCGCTGTCCGGCGGCGAGCGCCGTCGTCTCGAAATTGCGCGTGCGCTGGCATCACGCCCAAACTTCATGCTGCTCGATGAGCCTTTTGCTGGTGTCGATCCGATTGCCGTTTCGGATATCCAGCAACTCGTTCGCCATCTGACAAGCCGCGGCATCGGTGTTCTGATTACCGACCATAATGTGCGTGAAACGCTCGGCCTTATCGACCGCGCCTACATCATTCACGCCGGTCAGGTGCTGACACATGGTCGTCCTGCCGAAATCGTTGCCAATCCCGACGTGCGACGGCTTTATCTCGGCGACCAATTCACACTTTAATATTCGGCATTTTCATATCGTTTCAGGCTCCTATGGAAATGCCTTCATTCTGACCAGCCATCGGTTTGAGCCTGTTATGTTCTGCACAAAGTTACAGAAAGTGCCGCTGAACCGCGACTATTTCCCCTTTTGTCCCCAAACCGCACATTCTGAATTGACAAGCAAGGTTCATACCAGTTTTCATTCAAATACGCTTTCAGCCTGAAACGGCTGCGAGCGCACGGCTTATTCCTCTGTATGGGCTCAGGTCCCATGTCGATGAGTGCCGTCTGAAGGCCAGATTGCTGTCAAGAATATCTCGCGCGTTGACCATGTGTTCCGCGGTTATTGACAGGGTTTAACGGGGGAGAATAACGCGTCGCATGGCTCTGTCGCCCAAGCTCGATTTCCGTCAATCGCAATCGCTGGTGATGACCCCCCAGCTGATGCAGTCGATCAAGCTGCTGCAGATGACGCATATGGAGCTGGAGCAATTTCTCGACATTGAAATCGAAAAAAATCCGCTGCTGGATCGAATTGAGGCAGCGAATGATGATTTTTCGGGCGCTGAATCAGCACGAGACGGCGCTGAAACCGGCGGAGAGGATGCGGCGTCGGATGACTTGTCGGATGGCGACTGGTTCAAAACAGGCGCTTCGGATAATGCCGAAAATCTCTCATCCACCTTCGACAGCTCACTTGAAAATATCTTTCCGGATGATCCGGGTCGCTTCGACGAGATCGGTCCCGATCTTGCCGCGCAATGGAAATCGTCCGTCGGTGACGGATATGTTTCAGGTGGCAGTTACGACATCGATCAGGTTACGGCCAGCCGGATTTCATTGAGCGAGCACGTGGCGGAACAGATCACGCTGACTTTTTCCAAAGCGGCAGACCGGTTCATTGCGACGGCGCTCGCCGATGCACTGGACGAGAGCGGCTATCTGCGTGTCGATATTGTCGGTCTGGCCCAGAATCTTGGCGTGGAAACCGTCGAGATCGAGCACGTTCTTGGAGTGATGCAAGACTTTGATCCGGCAGGCCTTTTTGCCCGTGATCTGCGGGAGTGTCTGGCGATACAGTTGCGTCTCAAGGATCGGTTCGATCCGGCCATGGAGGTGTTGATCGACAATCTCGATCTTCTTGCACGGCGGGATTTCGCGACGCTCAAGAAGCTGTGCGGTGTCGATCAGGCCGATATTCTCGATATGCTGACCGAAATCCGTATGCTCGATCCAAAGCCCGGTGCTTTGTTCGAAATCTCCGTGGCCGATGCCATTGTGCCGGACGCACTGGTTACACCGTCGCGTGACGGTGGCTGGACTATTGAACTCAACGCAGCCGCAATGCCACGTCTTATCGTCAACAATGAATATTATGCAGAGGTGAGCACCTCGGTCAAAGCCGAAGAAAAAGCATTTCTCTCGGATTGCATGCAGACTGCGAACTGGCTCGTACGCAGTCTCGACCAGCGCGCGCGCACCATTCTCAAGGTAACGCAGGAAATCGTCCGGCAGCAGGACGGCTTTCTGCGCCACGGCGTGACCCACTTGAAGCCGCTCAACCTGCGCACGGTTGCCGACGCGGTCGGTATGCATGAATCGACCATCAGCCGCGTGACGGCGAACAAATTCATGGCCACGCCGCGTGGCGTGTTTGAACTGCGCTATTTCTTTACGGCCTCCATTGCCTCATCCGAAGGCGGCGACGCTCATTCGTCGGAGAGCGTGCGCCATCGTATTCGGCAGATGATCGACGCCGAAAAGTCCGACGACGTACTGTCTGATGATGCCATCGTGGATGCTCTGAAGAAGGACGGTGTGGATATCGCGCGAAGAACGGTCGCAAAATATCGGGAATCGATGAATATTGCTTCATCGGTTCAGCGCAGGCGTGAAAAGAAGGCAAGATTGTCAGCTTCCTGATTGCGTAGAGCATTTTGCAGTCAGGTGGCATCACCTGACGTTGCATAAATGCGGTAATACAGACAGATAGAGCGGAAGCGCGAACGAATGTGAGCGCATTTCGCTCTAGCCAAAATGGTTCCACAGATTGCGCTGAGAAGGGACCGTTTTAAATCACCGATTGTACCTCTAGGGCCTTATTCCCGTATTCGAATAGGGGAGAATGCTCTAAAATTTTGGATCTGTAGCGCTGCTCTTTCAGAAAAATTCGATCTCGATTTGTGGAAAGATCAGCATTGCAAGAGGACCAACTGGCAGGAGGACCAATTGACAAGCGCCATTTCACCCAATAGAAGCCCGGCTCGCGTTGCGGCACGTGTCTGGACGCCCTCATTTCCAGGGCTTCCTGATAAGTCGTCAGCGTGAATTGGCGAGATGTCAGCAGAAGCACTTGTGTTTCTACGATCGAAAATACGCCAAAGCAGAATTGAAGCATGTCTCCTCAAAGTAGAACCGGTTTGGGGAGGAAGACATGGGTTGGACGTTTCCGCCGAATGCGTTTTGCAGACAACGTCCGATAATATCGCTGTAATTTCTGGAAGAAATTGCGGTTGTCCATATGTTTGAAGGAAGGGCAATGTGGCGTTCCGGGAAAATCGGGCCAGGAAAACCAGGCCAGGAAAACCGGGCCGGAAAAATCCGGGCAACGGACCAGCTACTGGGGCGTTACTTAAAAGAGCAATGTGCGGCAACCATCCCGTAAAGGGGCTATTGATTGGAGCAGTCACGACTTCGACGGCTTTTTGGAAGGTGTTTCAACGCCTCATCGGAAAGTGCGCCTGGCAAGCGTGCATGCACCATGAATTTAGTTGGAAAACGCACAGGACGAAAAGCATCTTTGATGCTGGTTCGCTTTGCGCTTCGCTCGCCTTGTGATTAGACTGAGTCCTGTGGTGTAACGCAAATGAGGTGTGCCAAATGACTCTGCGTGTATCTGGAAAGCATATGGACGTCGGTGAAGCTTTCACAACCCGGATCATTGATCGGGTGAATGAAGCAGTCGGCAAATATTTCGATCATGGCTTTTCCGGACAGGTTACGGTCACCAAGTCCGGTTCGCGTTACAGTGCGGATTGCACCTTGCACCTCGATAGTGGTGCAACTCTGCAAAGCACTGGCGACGCGCAGGATCCGCAGCTGGCTTTTGAAGCGGCCGCGGACAAGATCGAAACCCGCCTTCGCCGCTATAAGCGTCGTCTGAAATCGCGCCCGGCTACGCAGCCAGATGCGATCTATGATGACGTTGCATATCGTGTTATGGCACCGCTGTCGGAGGAAGAGGAGGATCTTCCGGCGGATTACGCGCCGACAATTGTTGCGGAATCGTCCGTCGCCCTGCGCACCATGTCGGTGGCGTCGGCGGTCGTGGAACTGGATCTGATCGAGAACCCGGTTCTGGTATTCCGCAATGCCGGCAATGATGAAGTTAACATCGTCTACCGTCGCGCGGACGGCAATATCGGCTGGGTCGATCCATCGATGGTCACCCGCCAGGCCGCGCCACGCGCCTGACGGCAAACCTGAAGCGCACGCAGCAGATCGCGATTAGGCGGCCGCGTGCGCTTCCCAAAACCGGGCCGCAAAGGCCTGATTGAAGAAGGAACGGAGAGAATGGATCTTAGTGATCTGATTCAGCCTGGGGCGATTATCCCGGCGCTGAAAGCCAGCTCCAAAAAACAGCTTTTGCAGATTCTGTCTGAAAAGGCTGCGGAACTGACCGGTCTCCCTGAGCGTGAAGTTTTCGAAACAATTCTCCAGCGTGAGCGCCTCGGTTCTACCGGGGTGGGCAATGGCGTTGCCATTCCGCACGGCAAGCTGGCGAACATCAACAAAATAGCCGGAATCTTCGCTCGTCTGGAAACCCCGGTCGATTTCGAGGCGCTGGACGATCAACCCGTCGATCTTGTTTTTCTGCTTCTCGCGCCGGAGAATGCCGGCGCGGATCACCTGAAGGCACTCTCGCGCATCGCCCGTATGCTGCGCGATGCCGATACGGTTGCCAAATTGCGCGGCACACATGACGCGCAGGCGCTCTATTCATTCCTGACAGCTCAGCCTGCTTCCAACGCCGCCTGAGTTCAAATAGTTTCTCGTAGACAAAACCGCCGTTCAGCTTGAACGGCGGTTTTGTTTGTTTGCTCGCAGAAACGAATTGGCAGGGAAGGAAAAAACAGTCCGAGCAGAAGCATATTTCTTCTGCCTCAAGACGACTTGCGGCATTTGTATACGCCACGATCTTCCGTACTGATTTCATACGGAAGCGCGATACCGGCGATGGCCGGTATCGCGTCTATCCTTAGTGCAGCATTACCGTGCGCAGTTCATGGTCTTGCGCGCCTTGTAGCGCGGTGGCGCGGACATCGGAGAGCACGATTGGCTCACCGCTGGCGCCAAAAAGCGCCCAGAGCTCAAGGCCCGGCTCTATCGGTGGGAGGGCAGGGAAGCTGCGGGCAAGGTCATCTGAACGGATCTTGCGCACATAGGCAACTTCACCTTCGCCGAGATGGGCGAATTCATTTTCGGTGAATATATGTCTGTTCATGGTCTTAGCCTCCATTTCGTCGGCATGTCATTTGCGACCATGCCGCATCAGAGCTTCACATTTTCAGTATAGCGGTATTGTGCTGAACAAAAACTGAACAAGCTCAGTCTTTCACCGCTATGCTGATTCGTTTAACCAGCCGTTCGGGTTCGGGGCGGTCGAGATCGATGGCCAAAAGGCCGTTTTTCAGGTCGCAACCGAGAACCCGCATACCGTCTGCCAGGACGAAAACGCGCTGGAACTGTCGGGCAGCGATGCCACGATGCAGAAATTCCCGTTCGGTATCGTCGGTCTGGCGTCCGCGGATGACGAGCTGATT from Brucella anthropi ATCC 49188 includes the following:
- the ptsN gene encoding PTS IIA-like nitrogen regulatory protein PtsN, which gives rise to MDLSDLIQPGAIIPALKASSKKQLLQILSEKAAELTGLPEREVFETILQRERLGSTGVGNGVAIPHGKLANINKIAGIFARLETPVDFEALDDQPVDLVFLLLAPENAGADHLKALSRIARMLRDADTVAKLRGTHDAQALYSFLTAQPASNAA
- the sppA gene encoding signal peptide peptidase SppA encodes the protein MAQDAEAIIERRKLRRKLTIWRGAFLLLIAALIAVFASWSMRGTNFNQPHIAKVRIEGTIFENEELLKRLDKIAKDDAVKGVILVLDSPGGTTVGGEAIFEAVRKIAEKKPVVTQVGTLAASAGYMIASASDHIVARQTSIVGSIGVLFQYPDVSKLLDTIGVKVETIKSSPLKAEPNYFSPASEEAKGMIRNMIMDSYAWFVDIVEKRRSFTHEQALALANGAVFTGRQALDKKLIDGLGGEEEAVAWLASKGLSKDLPRLEWKPVSSETGFSLRDLIIHAGARLLRVPQEADGMLKQIAKERIFLDGLLSVWHVDGTPEAN
- the rpoN gene encoding RNA polymerase factor sigma-54, whose translation is MALSPKLDFRQSQSLVMTPQLMQSIKLLQMTHMELEQFLDIEIEKNPLLDRIEAANDDFSGAESARDGAETGGEDAASDDLSDGDWFKTGASDNAENLSSTFDSSLENIFPDDPGRFDEIGPDLAAQWKSSVGDGYVSGGSYDIDQVTASRISLSEHVAEQITLTFSKAADRFIATALADALDESGYLRVDIVGLAQNLGVETVEIEHVLGVMQDFDPAGLFARDLRECLAIQLRLKDRFDPAMEVLIDNLDLLARRDFATLKKLCGVDQADILDMLTEIRMLDPKPGALFEISVADAIVPDALVTPSRDGGWTIELNAAAMPRLIVNNEYYAEVSTSVKAEEKAFLSDCMQTANWLVRSLDQRARTILKVTQEIVRQQDGFLRHGVTHLKPLNLRTVADAVGMHESTISRVTANKFMATPRGVFELRYFFTASIASSEGGDAHSSESVRHRIRQMIDAEKSDDVLSDDAIVDALKKDGVDIARRTVAKYRESMNIASSVQRRREKKARLSAS
- the hpf gene encoding ribosome hibernation-promoting factor, HPF/YfiA family, which produces MTLRVSGKHMDVGEAFTTRIIDRVNEAVGKYFDHGFSGQVTVTKSGSRYSADCTLHLDSGATLQSTGDAQDPQLAFEAAADKIETRLRRYKRRLKSRPATQPDAIYDDVAYRVMAPLSEEEEDLPADYAPTIVAESSVALRTMSVASAVVELDLIENPVLVFRNAGNDEVNIVYRRADGNIGWVDPSMVTRQAAPRA
- a CDS encoding LptA/OstA family protein, translated to MERETGKMNKGTMARTLRMGFAVLALGIVAAPTVSLAQEGAAVNGLKLSNSKAPVKIDADKLEMRDKEGIAIFTGNVAVSQGDALLKAGQMTVYYNKAKKDGEAPAPEPTSAGVGGLDSSSIDHIDISGKVYLKSGTQVATGDTGRYDAKNQVMVLQGQKVVLTDGDNVVTGCKLTAHLDTGRANVESCKGQTKGRVSIIMAPKDQQQGGAAPKQN
- the lptC gene encoding LPS export ABC transporter periplasmic protein LptC, producing MTADTTDSHAPQNATAQGRGTGGMRFGASEKAETLFHAAQRHSIRVRVLKTALPVAAIIVGAVFSWYTFLATPNAPVKVEVNNGGESGKLVMTSPHLNGYTKDNRPYSMTASKATQDAKNSGAISLEGISAELPVGDKGTAKVEATSGVYDNANGRLQLDKDFTVTTDDGLRAVLRSADVNLKSGQITTDKPVDIRSGSTHILADSMQVKDNGKVLIFENKVRMTVDGSVVSPNKAP
- a CDS encoding DUF1150 family protein, encoding MNRHIFTENEFAHLGEGEVAYVRKIRSDDLARSFPALPPIEPGLELWALFGASGEPIVLSDVRATALQGAQDHELRTVMLH
- the lptB gene encoding LPS export ABC transporter ATP-binding protein, whose amino-acid sequence is MGLFWNKKADGPQDASQNVNAPSDVAGAMPGQPGKSTRLKGTLVARGLCKSYRGRQVVNGVSFGVRAGEAVGILGPNGAGKTTCFYMVTGLVPADAGSIEIDGFDVTSMPMYRRSRLGIGYLPQEASIFRGLSVENNIKAVLEVVEKDRSKRASELDALLEEFHIAHLRKAPAISLSGGERRRLEIARALASRPNFMLLDEPFAGVDPIAVSDIQQLVRHLTSRGIGVLITDHNVRETLGLIDRAYIIHAGQVLTHGRPAEIVANPDVRRLYLGDQFTL
- a CDS encoding Hsp20 family protein, which translates into the protein MTRMTPFSSPLLLGFDTMEKTLERIAKSGDGYPPYNIERLRGETGSERLRITLAVAGFASEDLEVMTEDNQLVIRGRQTDDTEREFLHRGIAARQFQRVFVLADGMRVLGCDLKNGLLAIDLDRPEPERLVKRISIAVKD